From Carettochelys insculpta isolate YL-2023 chromosome 22, ASM3395843v1, whole genome shotgun sequence, one genomic window encodes:
- the LOC142025300 gene encoding cytochrome P450 2G1-like, which yields MGTGSALFLPPHPRLLPQLRKKYGPVFTVHLGPRRVVVLWGYDAVKEALEDLADNFGGRGTLAALGEALQGFGLLFSDGERWWPLRQFSLTTLQDLDSGKQSIEEQVQAEARCLVAEFRQTEVSPFGPTFFLSHSACNT from the exons ATGGGGACAGGGTCCGCTCTctttctgcccccccacccccgacttctCCCACAGCTCAGGAAGAAGTACGGCCCGGTCTTCACGGTGCACCTGGGCCCCCGGCGGGTCGTGGTGCTGTGGGGGTACGACGCGGTGAAGGAGGCCCTGGAGGATCTAGCTGACAACTTCGGCGGGAGAGGGACGCTGGCAGCCTTGGGGGAGGCTCTGCAGGGGTTTG GGCTGCTCTTTTCCGACGGGGAGCGGTGGTGGCCGCTGCGGCAGTTCTCCCTGACCACGCTGCAGGACCTTGACTCGGGGAAGCAGAGCATCGAGGAGCAGGTCCAGGCGGAGGCCCGGTGCCTGGTGGCGGAGTTCAGGCAAACCGAGG TCTCCCCCTTTGGCCCCACCTTCTTCCTGAGCCATTCGGCCTGCAACACATGA